AATATCAATTATTTTGAGATTTTCGATAATTAAATCCTTTGTCTTCTTCATATGCCCCGGATACCAGTTTATATTCATTCTTTCATTCTCTCCATTTTCTCTCTAAATTTTTATTTTTAATCCTAAAATTAAGGTTAATTTTAAAATTAAAGATAAAAACTCACAATTTATTTCAAATTTGTTACAGTTTATTTTACAATCTATCTTAAATTAAAGATGTCGTGATTTTTTGGAAATAAAAATTACTGTCTGAGCGAAGCGAGTTTAATTTTCGTAGTAACTTAAGTTTATCCAAATAATAAATGTTTAGACTACTTTCCCAAATAAATTTGAAAATATTTTCAAAAAATGCTTAGACAAGCCAGGGATAGTGCGTAGCACTTTCGCTAAAATCTTCAAATATTATAATTTGAAGAAATTGAAATAACTAATATTACGAAATAAAAGGGGATGGCGACTGTTCCCCTTTGCTTTATAAAAAAGAAAAAACATATAAATTATAAAAAAAATATTTATTAACGACAATTCGTTAAAAAAATATATTTTTATTGATTTTTTAAATAAATACCATCATCATTTATAGCCCTTATAAATAAAACAATTTCTCCCTTAATTGGCTTTTCTTGCAACTTTTCTATAATTTCAGAAACATTTCCACGTATTATTTCTTCATAAATTTTGGTAAGTTCTCTTGTGATTACAACGTAACGTTCTCCCAGATATTCTTTTATATCTTTTAAAGTTTTTAAAATTCTGTTGGGGGATTCTAAAATTACGATTGTACGCTCTTCTTCCTTTAATTTATTGAAAAGTGTCTGTCTACCTTTTTTCTTTGGTAAAAAGCCTTCGTATGCCATTCTTCGCATATCCAGTCCTGAAATACTTGCACCTGTTACAATTGATGAAGCTCCTGGTATTCCAACGACTTTTATTCCT
This window of the Leptotrichia massiliensis genome carries:
- the rsmI gene encoding 16S rRNA (cytidine(1402)-2'-O)-methyltransferase gives rise to the protein MFYVVGTPIGNLEDITFRAIKVLKEVDYIFAEDTRVTKKLLSHYEIEKTVYQYHEHNKLHQITNIINLLKDEKKIALVTDAGTPCISDPGFELVNEILKAGIKVVGIPGASSIVTGASISGLDMRRMAYEGFLPKKKGRQTLFNKLKEEERTIVILESPNRILKTLKDIKEYLGERYVVITRELTKIYEEIIRGNVSEIIEKLQEKPIKGEIVLFIRAINDDGIYLKNQ